One stretch of Prunus persica cultivar Lovell chromosome G1, Prunus_persica_NCBIv2, whole genome shotgun sequence DNA includes these proteins:
- the LOC18788824 gene encoding alkylated DNA repair protein alkB homolog 8 isoform X2 translates to MFCNVLRASRSFYLSSKAFHLPTVIIGSVSYSGIFSTMREVKVKGVSSSCTLDSNGESHILQSELASDSQRNSSLNVQFTPEIEKKYVHHVYDAIAPHFSSTRFAKWPKVANFLSSLPSGSLVLDAGCGNGKYLGFNPDCFFIGCDISAPLIKICADRGHEVLVADAVDLPYRTGFGDAAISIAVLHHLSTQGRRKKAIEELIRVVKKGGLVLITVWAVEQEDKSLLAKWTPLTQKYGEEWIGPGSPRVRSPSSCTLESIPETEENGFGERKQDSGESSMQSLQEITSQTESYSGASTDVKNANNQQEYFVPWHLPYHRAEVSGASACALANGLAKKDDKKGAVVYNRYYHVFSEGELERFFDKSNWCVVLEKKL, encoded by the exons ATGTTTTGTAATGTTCTAAGAGCAAGTAGAAGCTTTTATCTGTCTAGTAAGGCCTTCCATCTTCCCACTGTAATAATTGGTAGTGTTTCTTATTCAGGAATCTTCAGTACTATGAGAGAAGTCAAGGTAAAAGGTGTGTCTAGTTCGTGTACTCTTGATTCCAATGGAGAATCTCACATCCTACAATCTGAATTAGCTAGTGACAGCCAGAGAAATTCATCCTTGAACGTGCAATTCACTcctgaaattgaaaagaagtaTGTTCATCATGTTTATGATGCTATCGCGCCCCATTTCAGTTCTACCCGGTTTGCTAAGTGGCCAAAAGTAGCCAATTTTTTATCTTCCTTACCTTCAGGATCTCTTGTCCTGGATGCAGGATGTGGGAATGGGAAGTACTTGGGATTTAATCCTGATTGTTTTTTCATCGGATGTGATATAAGTGCCCCTCTTATCAAAATTTGTGCAGATAGAGGGCATGAAGTGTTGGTTGCAGACGCTGTAGATCTGCCATATAGAACTGGTTTTGGTGATGCGGCTATCTCTATAGCTGTATTACATCATCTAAGTACACAGGGTAGGAGGAAAAAGGCAATAGAAGAGTTGATCCGAGTTGTGAAAAAGGGTGGCCTAGTTCTAATAACAGTTTGGGCTGTAGAACAAGAAGATAAATCACTACTTGCCAAATGGACTCCACTTACCCAAAAGTATGGGGAAGAGTGGATAGGACCTGGTAGTCCACGTGTTCGTAGCCCTTCATCCTGCACATTGGAAAGCATTCCAGAAACAGAGGAGAATGGTTTTGGAGAGCGTAAGCAAGATTCTGGCGAGAGTTCTATGCAGAGTTTGCAGGAAATAACCTCTCAAACTGAAAGTTATTCAGGGGCTTCTACTGATGTAAAAAATGCAAATAATCAACAAGAATATTTCGTCCCCTGGCACTTACCATATCATCGTGCTGAAGTAAGTGGTGCTTCTGCTTGTGCTCTTGCAAATGGCCTTGCAAAGAAAGATGATAAAAAGGGTGCCGTAGTCTATAACAGATACTACCATGTTTTCAGTGAAGGCGAGCTTGAAAG ATTTTTTGACAAATCCAACTGGTGCGTTGTCCTGGAGAAAAAACTATGA
- the LOC18788824 gene encoding alkylated DNA repair protein alkB homolog 8 isoform X1, translating to MFCNVLRASRSFYLSSKAFHLPTVIIGSVSYSGIFSTMREVKVKGVSSSCTLDSNGESHILQSELASDSQRNSSLNVQFTPEIEKKYVHHVYDAIAPHFSSTRFAKWPKVANFLSSLPSGSLVLDAGCGNGKYLGFNPDCFFIGCDISAPLIKICADRGHEVLVADAVDLPYRTGFGDAAISIAVLHHLSTQGRRKKAIEELIRVVKKGGLVLITVWAVEQEDKSLLAKWTPLTQKYGEEWIGPGSPRVRSPSSCTLESIPETEENGFGERKQDSGESSMQSLQEITSQTESYSGASTDVKNANNQQEYFVPWHLPYHRAEVSGASACALANGLAKKDDKKGAVVYNRYYHVFSEGELERLVAGIDNAVIVDRFFDKSNWCVVLEKKL from the exons ATGTTTTGTAATGTTCTAAGAGCAAGTAGAAGCTTTTATCTGTCTAGTAAGGCCTTCCATCTTCCCACTGTAATAATTGGTAGTGTTTCTTATTCAGGAATCTTCAGTACTATGAGAGAAGTCAAGGTAAAAGGTGTGTCTAGTTCGTGTACTCTTGATTCCAATGGAGAATCTCACATCCTACAATCTGAATTAGCTAGTGACAGCCAGAGAAATTCATCCTTGAACGTGCAATTCACTcctgaaattgaaaagaagtaTGTTCATCATGTTTATGATGCTATCGCGCCCCATTTCAGTTCTACCCGGTTTGCTAAGTGGCCAAAAGTAGCCAATTTTTTATCTTCCTTACCTTCAGGATCTCTTGTCCTGGATGCAGGATGTGGGAATGGGAAGTACTTGGGATTTAATCCTGATTGTTTTTTCATCGGATGTGATATAAGTGCCCCTCTTATCAAAATTTGTGCAGATAGAGGGCATGAAGTGTTGGTTGCAGACGCTGTAGATCTGCCATATAGAACTGGTTTTGGTGATGCGGCTATCTCTATAGCTGTATTACATCATCTAAGTACACAGGGTAGGAGGAAAAAGGCAATAGAAGAGTTGATCCGAGTTGTGAAAAAGGGTGGCCTAGTTCTAATAACAGTTTGGGCTGTAGAACAAGAAGATAAATCACTACTTGCCAAATGGACTCCACTTACCCAAAAGTATGGGGAAGAGTGGATAGGACCTGGTAGTCCACGTGTTCGTAGCCCTTCATCCTGCACATTGGAAAGCATTCCAGAAACAGAGGAGAATGGTTTTGGAGAGCGTAAGCAAGATTCTGGCGAGAGTTCTATGCAGAGTTTGCAGGAAATAACCTCTCAAACTGAAAGTTATTCAGGGGCTTCTACTGATGTAAAAAATGCAAATAATCAACAAGAATATTTCGTCCCCTGGCACTTACCATATCATCGTGCTGAAGTAAGTGGTGCTTCTGCTTGTGCTCTTGCAAATGGCCTTGCAAAGAAAGATGATAAAAAGGGTGCCGTAGTCTATAACAGATACTACCATGTTTTCAGTGAAGGCGAGCTTGAAAG GTTGGTAGCTGGTATTGATAATGCTGTAATTGTTGACAGATTTTTTGACAAATCCAACTGGTGCGTTGTCCTGGAGAAAAAACTATGA
- the LOC18788824 gene encoding alkylated DNA repair protein alkB homolog 8 isoform X3: MREVKVKGVSSSCTLDSNGESHILQSELASDSQRNSSLNVQFTPEIEKKYVHHVYDAIAPHFSSTRFAKWPKVANFLSSLPSGSLVLDAGCGNGKYLGFNPDCFFIGCDISAPLIKICADRGHEVLVADAVDLPYRTGFGDAAISIAVLHHLSTQGRRKKAIEELIRVVKKGGLVLITVWAVEQEDKSLLAKWTPLTQKYGEEWIGPGSPRVRSPSSCTLESIPETEENGFGERKQDSGESSMQSLQEITSQTESYSGASTDVKNANNQQEYFVPWHLPYHRAEVSGASACALANGLAKKDDKKGAVVYNRYYHVFSEGELERLVAGIDNAVIVDRFFDKSNWCVVLEKKL; this comes from the exons ATGAGAGAAGTCAAGGTAAAAGGTGTGTCTAGTTCGTGTACTCTTGATTCCAATGGAGAATCTCACATCCTACAATCTGAATTAGCTAGTGACAGCCAGAGAAATTCATCCTTGAACGTGCAATTCACTcctgaaattgaaaagaagtaTGTTCATCATGTTTATGATGCTATCGCGCCCCATTTCAGTTCTACCCGGTTTGCTAAGTGGCCAAAAGTAGCCAATTTTTTATCTTCCTTACCTTCAGGATCTCTTGTCCTGGATGCAGGATGTGGGAATGGGAAGTACTTGGGATTTAATCCTGATTGTTTTTTCATCGGATGTGATATAAGTGCCCCTCTTATCAAAATTTGTGCAGATAGAGGGCATGAAGTGTTGGTTGCAGACGCTGTAGATCTGCCATATAGAACTGGTTTTGGTGATGCGGCTATCTCTATAGCTGTATTACATCATCTAAGTACACAGGGTAGGAGGAAAAAGGCAATAGAAGAGTTGATCCGAGTTGTGAAAAAGGGTGGCCTAGTTCTAATAACAGTTTGGGCTGTAGAACAAGAAGATAAATCACTACTTGCCAAATGGACTCCACTTACCCAAAAGTATGGGGAAGAGTGGATAGGACCTGGTAGTCCACGTGTTCGTAGCCCTTCATCCTGCACATTGGAAAGCATTCCAGAAACAGAGGAGAATGGTTTTGGAGAGCGTAAGCAAGATTCTGGCGAGAGTTCTATGCAGAGTTTGCAGGAAATAACCTCTCAAACTGAAAGTTATTCAGGGGCTTCTACTGATGTAAAAAATGCAAATAATCAACAAGAATATTTCGTCCCCTGGCACTTACCATATCATCGTGCTGAAGTAAGTGGTGCTTCTGCTTGTGCTCTTGCAAATGGCCTTGCAAAGAAAGATGATAAAAAGGGTGCCGTAGTCTATAACAGATACTACCATGTTTTCAGTGAAGGCGAGCTTGAAAG GTTGGTAGCTGGTATTGATAATGCTGTAATTGTTGACAGATTTTTTGACAAATCCAACTGGTGCGTTGTCCTGGAGAAAAAACTATGA
- the LOC18788742 gene encoding aminotransferase ALD1, producing MMHYLQLSSRICMPSCISSQSKTIWTSSTSGNEMRVGHCTKVSRSVNMENLQNEYLFPEIFMREFVHTQKYPHARLIRLGVGNTTEPIPDIITSSMAEHAHALSTVQGYRGYGAEQGHMELRRAIAEKFYNNMGIEGDEVFVSDGAQCDISRLQMLLGSNVTVAVQDPSFPAYIDSTVIAGRAGRFQEETGKYKNIVYLNCSPQNNFFPDLSTASRADIIFFCSPNNPTGSAASQQQLKQLVEFAKANGSIIVYDSSYAAYISDDSPRSIYEIPGAREVAIEVSSFSKFAGFTGVRLGWTVVPDELLYANGFPVIKDYNRIVCTCFNGASNIAQAGGLACLSAEGYQAITTVVDYYKENAKIIVDTFRSLGLKVYGGKNAPYIWVHFPGLSSWDVFNEILEKTDIVTIPGKGFGPGGEEYIRVGAFAHRESILEASKRLKTLF from the exons ATGATGCATTATCTTCAACTGTCATCACGtatttgcatgccttcttgCATTTCATCACAATCTAAAACCATCTGGACCAG TTCAACGTCTGGAAATGAGATGAGAGTTG GTCACTGCACAAAAGTCTCACGCAGTGTCAATATGGAGAACCTGCAAAATGAATATCTCTTTCCGGAG ATATTCATGCGCGAGTTTGTGCATACTCAGAAGTACCCACATGCAAGATTAATAAGACTTGGTGTTGGTAATACTACAGAACCTATACCAGACATAATCACATCTTCTATGGCTGAG CATGCACATGCTCTATCAACAGTTCAAGGTTACAGAGGGTATGGAGCTGAGCAAGGCCACATG GAATTAAGAAGGGCAATTGCAGAAAAATTCTACAACAATATGGGCATAGAAGGCGACGAGGTTTTTGTATCAGATGGTGCACAGTGCGACATTTCTCGCCTTCAG ATGCTTCTGGGATCCAACGTGACAGTAGCTGTGCAAGACCCTTCGTTTCCG GCATATATAGATTCTACTGTCATTGCTGGTCGCGCTGGCAGGTTTCAAGAGGAAACTGGGAAGTATAAGAACATTGTGTACCTGAACTGCAGCCCtcagaataatttttttcctgaTCTATCAACTGCTTCAAGGGCGGATATCATATTTTTCTGCTCTCCGAACAATCCAACTGGCAGTGCTGCATCACAGCAGCAACTAAAGCAACTGGTGGAGTTTGCAAAAGCAAACGGATCAATAATTGTTTATGACTCCTCCTATGCTGCTTATATATCTGATGACAGCCCGAGATCGATTTATGAAATTCCTGGGGCCAGAGAG GTTGCAATTGAAGTTTCATCCTTCTCCAAATTTGCTGGGTTCACAGGGGTCCGCCTCGGATGGACAGTTGTCCCTGATGAGTTGTTGTATGCAAACGGATTTCCTGTCATAAAGGACTATAACCGCATAGTGTGCACCTGCTTCAATGGTGCATCAAATATTGCCCAGGCTGGAGGGCTGGCATGCCTTTCTGCAGAAGGTTACCAG gCCATAACCACAGTGGTTGACTACTacaaagaaaatgcaaaaataattgtgGACACATTCAGATCACTTGGGTTGAAGGTGTATGGTGGCAAAAATGCACCTTATATATGGGTACATTTTCCAGGGTTGAGTTCTTGGGATGTATTCAATGAAATTCTTGAAAAGACAGACATAGTGACCATACCAGGAAAGGGATTTGGTCCTGGAGGTGAAGAGTACATCAGAGTTGGTGCTTTTGCTCACAGGGAAAGTATATTGGAAGCttcaaaaaggctaaaaaCTCTTTTTTAA